In Bombus vancouverensis nearcticus chromosome 1, iyBomVanc1_principal, whole genome shotgun sequence, a single genomic region encodes these proteins:
- the CCT7 gene encoding chaperonin containing TCP1 subunit 7 isoform X2 gives MQPQIILLKEGTDASQGKQQLISNINACQIVVDAVRTTLGPRGMDKLIVDQNGKATISNDGATILKLLEIVHPAAKTLVDIAKSQDAEVGDGTTSVVLLAGEFLKQMKPFIEEGVHPRIMIKALRLALQVAIEKINAVSVKIDKSDQTKLVELLEECAATSMSSKLIHQQKEFFSRMVVKAVMMLDEMLPLNMIGIKKVSGGALEDSELIKGVAFKKTFSYAGFEMQPKKYQDCKIALLNIELELKAERDNAEIRVDNVMEYQKIVDAEWQILYDKLDKIHKSGAQVVLSKLPIGDVATQYFADRDMFCAGRVPEEDLKRTMKACGGSILTTVHDIKESDLGRCEMFEERQIGGERFNFFYEGSRAKTCTFILRGGAEQFLEETERSLHDAIMVVRRLFKTNAYVAGGGAIEMQLSKTLRDYSRVIAGKEQLLIGAIARALEVIPRQLCDNAGFDATNILNKLRQKQHKGMHTYGVDINTEDIGDNMLAYVWEPAVVKINALTAATEAACLILSVDETIKNPKSSQDNGPHAPMGRGMGRPM, from the exons ATG CAACCTCAAATAATTTTACTTAAAGAAGGCACAGATGCATCACAAGGAAAACAACAGCTAATATCAAATATAAATGCATGTCAAATAGTAGTCGACGCTGTCAGAACTACTTTAGGTCCTCGAGGGATGGATAAACTTATTGTTGATCAAAATGGGAAAGCAACTATTTCCAATGATGGTGCAACCATTTTAAAATTGCTGGAAATTGTTCATCCTGCGGCAAAGACCCTAGTTGATATTGCAAAGTCTCAAGATGCAGAG GTTGGTGACGGTACTACGAGTGTAGTTTTATTAGCAGGAGAATTCTTGAAACAAATGAAGCCATTTATTGAAGAAGGAGTACATCCACGTATAATGATTAAAGCTCTTCGTCTTGCACTTCAAGTAgcaattgaaaaaataaatgcAGTAAGTGTAAAGATAGATAAGTCTGACCAAACAAAACTAGTGGAACTTTTAGAAGAGTGTGCAGCCACATCTATGAGTTCAAAATTAATTCATCAGCAAAAAGAGTTTTTCAGTCGTATGGTTGTAAAAGCTGTCATGATGCTTGATGAGATGTTACCTCTCAATATGATCGGTATTAAAAAG gtttCTGGTGGAGCATTGGAAGATTCAGAATTGATTAAAGGTGTAGCTTTTAAGAAAACATTTTCTTATGCTGGATTTGAAATGCAACCTAAGAAATATCAAGATTGTAAAATCGCTCTATTAAATATAGAATTAGAACTTAAAGCAGAAAGAGACAATGCTGAAATACGTGTGGATAATGTTATGGAATATCAAAAAATAGTTGATGCTGAATGGCAAATTTTATATGACAAGCTTGACAAGATTCACAAGAGTGGAGCACAAGTAGTATTATCGAAATTACCAATCGGTGATGTCGCTACGCAATACTTCGCAGATCGAGACATGTTCTGCGCAGGTAGAGTTCCTGAAGAGGATTTAAAAAGGACAATGAAAGCATGTGGTGGAAGTATTCTAACAACTGTACATGACATCAAAGAATCAGATCTTGGTAGATGTGAAATGTTTGAGGAAAGACAAATTGGAGGGGAAAG atTTAATTTCTTCTATGAAGGATCACGTGCTAAAACATGTACATTTATACTTCGCGGAGGAGCAGAACAATTCTTAGAAGAAACAGAAAGATCTTTGCATGATGCTATCATGGTTGTTAGACGTTTGTTTAAAACAAATGCCTATGTAGCTGGTGGTGGAGCTATTGAGATGCAACTGTCGAAAACATTACGAGACTATTCTCGTGTAATAGCAGGAAAAGAACAACTTTTAATTGGAGCAATAGCTCGTGCACTGGAGGTTATTCCAAG aCAACTATGTGATAACGCTGGTTTTGATGCAACAAATATTTTGAACAAATTGCGACAGAAACAACATAAAGGCATGCATACTTATGGTGTTGATATCAATACCGAAGACATTGGTGATAATATGTTAGCTTATGTGTGGGAACCTGCTGTAGTAAAAATTAATGCCTTAACAGCTGCAACTGAAGCAGCATGTCTTATTTTATCTGTTGATGAAACTATAAAAAACCCCAAAAGTAGTCAGGATAATGGACCACATGCTCCAATGGGTCGTGGCATGGGAAGAccaatgtaa
- the Ak1 gene encoding adenylate kinase 1: protein MKTVWIIGGPGCGKGTQCERIIAKYGFFHISSGDLLREEVASGSPRGASLQETMSQGLFVSTDIVLDLIRERMEKAKKEKATKTGFLIDGYPRELEQGLLFEKKVCPVDLIIFFDVSNETLEKRLLGRAAVSQRADDNLETIKKRIQIFNVKNGEIVNHYKDKVLRINAEGSVDDIFAEVSKALDALLKLK, encoded by the exons ATGAAGACCGTCTGGATAATCGGTGGGCCAGGATGTGGGAAAGGAACACAGTGCGAACGAATAATTGCAAAATATGGATTCTTTCACATAAGCAGCGGTGATCTACTGCGAGAAGAAGTTGCCAGTGGTAGTCCCAGAGGAGCTTCGCTACAGGAAACCATGTCCCAAGGTTTATTTGTCTCAACG GATATCGTACTGGATCTGATAAGAGAACGGATGGAAAAGGCTAAGAAGGAAAAAGCTACAAAAACTGGATTTCTTATTGACGGATATCCCCGTGAATTAGAACAAGGTCTCCTTTTCGAAAAGAAA GTGTGTCCTGTCGATTTAATCATTTTCTTCGATGTTTCGAACGAAACGTTAGAGAAGAGGCTACTAGGGCGCGCAGCAGTATCGCAAAGAGCTGACGATAATCTTGAAACGATCAAAAAGAGAATTCAGATATTTAACGTAAAAAATGGAGAAATTGTTAACCATTACAAAGACAAAGTTCTAAGA ATCAATGCTGAAGGCAGTGTGGATGACATATTCGCCGAAGTTTCCAAAGCGTTAGATGCTTTGTTGAAATTGAAATAG
- the LOC117153399 gene encoding uncharacterized protein LOC117153399 isoform X2 — translation MKIERFWKRRFLRKKLKYTLICVFIVSIIFVAHQLVYFKKLNQVTVGKYISGSVRKTNYIDGKMSSRWNEPLHSKLLRDEKGRTVSLRGTRDQDISKYSPNVRGKFVCFTSKDEIDFFKINDNYCDCPLDGSDEPGTNACNNGAFNCELSSLQFIVPIKIPSYKVNDGYCDCCDGSDEWAEVKLSRLNNVLKRYKSKLVMHCDSNFTTVWDPLQIFNYHTHYKYAVVILNSPLYWKDNTLLQIWKRAQVNVTVDGGTYRWLHYLEEQGIDLLNEDNTEYVPNLITGDMDSCSPLILEKLKSMGSMIIKTPDQDHTDYTKALLQLGQYAKKEDIELNGIYVFADTSGRFDHIMGNINTLYRSDKIIEHVQVIQIANNSLTWVLRPGLHSIIIPKILVENNSWCGLLPIGAPVNSIITTGLKWNLNNVTLQFGSLVSSSNTYDNCSEVTINTDSPVIWTMGIEPLQKNTSNYEISQNT, via the exons ATGAAAATCGAAAGATTttggaaacgtcgatttttgcgAAAAAAGTTGAAATATACGTTAATTTGTGTATTCATAGTTTCTATTATTTTCGTTGCTCATCAGTTAGTTTACTTTAAAAAACTTAATCAAGTGACCGTAGGAAAATACATTAGTGGATCTGTACGAAAAACTAATTATATCGATGGTAAAATGAGTTCAAGATGGAATGAACCATTGCATTCAAAATTACTTCGCGATGAAAAAGGTCGAACTGTATCGTTACGTGGAACGCGTGATCAAGATATTTCAAAATACTCGCCAAATGTACGGGGGAAATTTGTTTGTTTTACTTCAAAAGACGAAATagacttttttaaaattaatgatAACTACTGCGATTGTCCTTTGGATGGTAGTGATGAGCCTGGTACCAATGCATGTAATAATGGTGCCTTTAATTGTGAACTTTCATCCTTGCAATTTATAG TCCCAATAAAAATACCATCTTATAAAGTTAATGATGGATATTGTGATTGTTGCGATGGATCTGATGAATGGGCTGAAGTTAAATTATCACGCTTAAATAATG ttttaaaaagatataaatcaaAGCTAGTCATGCACTgtgattcaaactttacaacgGTGTGGGATCCtcttcaaatatttaattatcatacaCATTATAAGTACGCTGTTGTTATACTGAACAGTCCACTTTATTGGAAAGATAATACTTTACTTCAAATTTGGAAAAGAG CTCAGGTTAATGTTACTGTTGATGGTGGAACGTACAGATGGCTACATTATTTAGAAGAGCAAggtattgatttattaaatgaAGATAATACTGAATATGTACCAAATTTAATTACTGGTGATATGGATAGTTGCTCTCCTTTAATTCTTGAAAAACTAAAGAGTATGGGCTCAATGATTATTAAAACACCTGATCAAGATCACACAGACTATACGAAAGCTTTGCTTCAATTGGGACAATATGCTAAAAAAGAAGATATAGAG TTAAATGGAATATACGTGTTTGCAGACACTTCAGGGAGATTTGATCATATCATGGGAAATATTAATACACTTTATAGAAGCGATAAGATTATTGAACATGTACAA GTGATTCAAATTGCAAACAATTCATTGACATGGGTTTTAAGACCGGGTCTTCATAGTATAATCATTCCTAAAATTTTGGTAGAAAACAATAGCTGGTGTGGACTGTTACCAATTGGTGCACCTGTTAACAGTATAATAACAACTGGTTTGAAATGGAATTTAA ACAATGTAACATTACAATTTGGGAGTCTTGTGAGTTCTTCAAATACATATGACAATTGCTCTGAAGTAACTATAAATACAGATTCACCAGTGATATGGACTATGGGTATAGAACCACTTCAAAAGAATACAAGTAATTATGAAATATCACAAAATACTTGA
- the LOC117153401 gene encoding uncharacterized protein LOC117153401 — MEKLIVIVTYLIACLGLHLITCDNYCEINSRQLPYYKLMKSNARSNQLILSRKTVQNVNECRKFASVKKALAFNYGLDDDYELNIGVQNKSKTTRKICQALQCPEIYNFTTLVKDKNYKYYSTYPSSIPTGSSFTLVCVPRTGIFVFSSDNLNYSQARIACQKINASLAHIISEERTNGLAKYISPNTPTFVGLSNRRNGKFWMNEFDEPLLCFNYRAWGRGQPSHSKGCVTLVQPPQLQLGPFWKVVPCGSVLSFICEISPIYSYLHS; from the exons atggaaaagttAATTGTAATTGTGACATACTTGATAGCGTGTTTAGGATTACACTTAATTACATGCGATAATTACTGTGAAATTAATTCACGACAGTTACCATACTACAAATTAATGAAATCTAACGCCCGTTCGAATCAGTTAATACTCTCAAGGAAAACGGTGCAAAATGTGAACGAGTGCAGGAAGTTCGCTTCGGTGAAGAAGGCTTTGGCATTTAATTATGGTTTAGACGATGACTATG AATTGAATATTGGCGTTCAGAATAAAAGTAAAACAACGAGGAAAATATGCCAAGCGCTTCAATGTCCTGAGATTTACAATTTTACTACGCTTGTGAAGGataagaattataaatattatagcaCGTATCCCAGCTCCATACCAactg GTTCTAGCTTCACACTGGTCTGCGTTCCTAGGACagggatatttgtattttcgagCGATAACTTGAATTACAGCCAAGCACGAATAGCTTGCCAAAAAATAAATGCATCGCTGGCTCACATAATCAGCGAGGAACGTACTAACGGGCTTGCAAAATACATTTCGCCAAACACACCTACTTTTGTCGGACTTAGTAACCGTAGAAATGGAAAATTTTGGATGAACGAATTTG acGAACCACTTTTATGTTTTAATTATCGAGCATGGGGAAGGGGACAACCATCGCATTCAAAAGGATGTGTCACTCTGGTACAACCACCTCAATTACAACTTGGACCTTTTTGGAAAGTTGTTCCTTGCGGTAGTGTGTTATCTTTTATCTGTGAAATTTCACCGATCTATTCATATTTGCATAGCTAG
- the CCT7 gene encoding chaperonin containing TCP1 subunit 7 isoform X1: MGRYMRQPQIILLKEGTDASQGKQQLISNINACQIVVDAVRTTLGPRGMDKLIVDQNGKATISNDGATILKLLEIVHPAAKTLVDIAKSQDAEVGDGTTSVVLLAGEFLKQMKPFIEEGVHPRIMIKALRLALQVAIEKINAVSVKIDKSDQTKLVELLEECAATSMSSKLIHQQKEFFSRMVVKAVMMLDEMLPLNMIGIKKVSGGALEDSELIKGVAFKKTFSYAGFEMQPKKYQDCKIALLNIELELKAERDNAEIRVDNVMEYQKIVDAEWQILYDKLDKIHKSGAQVVLSKLPIGDVATQYFADRDMFCAGRVPEEDLKRTMKACGGSILTTVHDIKESDLGRCEMFEERQIGGERFNFFYEGSRAKTCTFILRGGAEQFLEETERSLHDAIMVVRRLFKTNAYVAGGGAIEMQLSKTLRDYSRVIAGKEQLLIGAIARALEVIPRQLCDNAGFDATNILNKLRQKQHKGMHTYGVDINTEDIGDNMLAYVWEPAVVKINALTAATEAACLILSVDETIKNPKSSQDNGPHAPMGRGMGRPM, encoded by the exons atgggAAGATACATGAGA CAACCTCAAATAATTTTACTTAAAGAAGGCACAGATGCATCACAAGGAAAACAACAGCTAATATCAAATATAAATGCATGTCAAATAGTAGTCGACGCTGTCAGAACTACTTTAGGTCCTCGAGGGATGGATAAACTTATTGTTGATCAAAATGGGAAAGCAACTATTTCCAATGATGGTGCAACCATTTTAAAATTGCTGGAAATTGTTCATCCTGCGGCAAAGACCCTAGTTGATATTGCAAAGTCTCAAGATGCAGAG GTTGGTGACGGTACTACGAGTGTAGTTTTATTAGCAGGAGAATTCTTGAAACAAATGAAGCCATTTATTGAAGAAGGAGTACATCCACGTATAATGATTAAAGCTCTTCGTCTTGCACTTCAAGTAgcaattgaaaaaataaatgcAGTAAGTGTAAAGATAGATAAGTCTGACCAAACAAAACTAGTGGAACTTTTAGAAGAGTGTGCAGCCACATCTATGAGTTCAAAATTAATTCATCAGCAAAAAGAGTTTTTCAGTCGTATGGTTGTAAAAGCTGTCATGATGCTTGATGAGATGTTACCTCTCAATATGATCGGTATTAAAAAG gtttCTGGTGGAGCATTGGAAGATTCAGAATTGATTAAAGGTGTAGCTTTTAAGAAAACATTTTCTTATGCTGGATTTGAAATGCAACCTAAGAAATATCAAGATTGTAAAATCGCTCTATTAAATATAGAATTAGAACTTAAAGCAGAAAGAGACAATGCTGAAATACGTGTGGATAATGTTATGGAATATCAAAAAATAGTTGATGCTGAATGGCAAATTTTATATGACAAGCTTGACAAGATTCACAAGAGTGGAGCACAAGTAGTATTATCGAAATTACCAATCGGTGATGTCGCTACGCAATACTTCGCAGATCGAGACATGTTCTGCGCAGGTAGAGTTCCTGAAGAGGATTTAAAAAGGACAATGAAAGCATGTGGTGGAAGTATTCTAACAACTGTACATGACATCAAAGAATCAGATCTTGGTAGATGTGAAATGTTTGAGGAAAGACAAATTGGAGGGGAAAG atTTAATTTCTTCTATGAAGGATCACGTGCTAAAACATGTACATTTATACTTCGCGGAGGAGCAGAACAATTCTTAGAAGAAACAGAAAGATCTTTGCATGATGCTATCATGGTTGTTAGACGTTTGTTTAAAACAAATGCCTATGTAGCTGGTGGTGGAGCTATTGAGATGCAACTGTCGAAAACATTACGAGACTATTCTCGTGTAATAGCAGGAAAAGAACAACTTTTAATTGGAGCAATAGCTCGTGCACTGGAGGTTATTCCAAG aCAACTATGTGATAACGCTGGTTTTGATGCAACAAATATTTTGAACAAATTGCGACAGAAACAACATAAAGGCATGCATACTTATGGTGTTGATATCAATACCGAAGACATTGGTGATAATATGTTAGCTTATGTGTGGGAACCTGCTGTAGTAAAAATTAATGCCTTAACAGCTGCAACTGAAGCAGCATGTCTTATTTTATCTGTTGATGAAACTATAAAAAACCCCAAAAGTAGTCAGGATAATGGACCACATGCTCCAATGGGTCGTGGCATGGGAAGAccaatgtaa
- the LOC117153403 gene encoding LOW QUALITY PROTEIN: uncharacterized protein LOC117153403 (The sequence of the model RefSeq protein was modified relative to this genomic sequence to represent the inferred CDS: substituted 1 base at 1 genomic stop codon) — protein MALDFAATYKVLVLGDSNVGKTCIVHRYCDERYYDTYISTIGIDFKQKIINLDGTPIKLQIWDTAGQERFRALTTAYYRGAMGILLMYDVTSLESFNHLSYWLRNIQENASPDVVKVVAANKCDVTAHRAVDAERGQKIAENFDMPFFEVSCKENINIEEAFLTLARRIREQRGRRASLFEASEREGANNIVMSDERSHRXVAWRSIDAIVEYNYEAQEPDELTLKKGDVITEIKVMLGGWWEGTLRDKRGMFPDNFVKVLEPLSSGTVGSTGSGGSEGAGSTKSEDVSLKNGGSKRRFCKVLFNYEPCNKDELTLVPQDSIEFLGEVEEGWWRGRLKGRVGVFPSNFVSPPVYEESDKHKDQESRRLCKVLFPYEAANIDELTLNEGDIITLLSTNASDKGWWIGELNGQVGLFPDNFVEVINVPSDHQDHEQKLKASMKSITKHSHQIKKNGKVHTRKSLDVKDLHADVTKKTISTGASSTTSTSPGIGGSGGERKNISGHSITSNLKRLVADVGTNNGNGNTNIALGEELDGVERGEGAPLSHLTASRAKAPHRRPPSSQRLRRHVTGPPITTTTTTPEDNLANGNADIILEQLREEEPEGLAAKARRKAPWVEELKLNQLERRKIVSVDRIDKSEEKKERPSSRVLTTTNVADCINKLEGESEESRLKDKSQNQKCDTSSHIEQISSTPGTPPAYVPFALYNQLLERVVALEEKQAMLQQTMGQILEQFVPPVSSINSPD, from the exons GTATCGATTTCAAGCAAAAAATAATTAACTTGGATGGAACGCCAATTAAACTTCAAATTTG GGATACTGCTGGTCAAGAGCGATTTAGAGCGCTAACAACAGCTTATTATCGCGGTGCCATGGGTATCCTTCTGATGTATGACGTCACTAGCTTAGAAAGTTTCAATCATTTATCCTACTGGCTACGAAATATTCAAGAA AACGCCTCGCCAGATGTAGTGAAGGTAGTTGCAGCAAACAAATGTGACGTTACCGCGCATAGGGCTGTCGATGCGGAAAGGGGGCAGAAAATAGCCGAGAATTTCGATATGCCTTTCTTCGAAGTGTCTTGTAAGGAAAATATAAACATCGAGGAAGCTTTCCTTACTTTAGCTAGAAGAATACGAGAGCAACGAGGACGTCGG GCTAGTTTGTTCGAAGCTTCCGAAAGAGAAGGAGCCAACAATATAGTTATGTCTGACGAACGGTCTCAC CGTTAAGTTGCATGGCGTTCGATCGAT GCAATTGTAGAATATAACTATGAAGCACAAGAACCTGATGAATTAACTTTAAAGAAAGGAGACGTTATTACTGAAATTAAAGTGATGTTAGGTGGTTGGTGGGAAGGGACTTTAAGAGATAAGCGGGGCATGTTTCCTGATAATTTTGTCAAg GTATTGGAACCTTTATCAAGTGGAACGGTTGGAAGTACAGGAAGTGGAGGAAGCGAAGGAGCTGGTAGTACTAAATCTGAAGATGTCTCCTTAAAAAACGGCGGATCTAAAAGACGATTTTGTAAAGTGCTTTTTAATTATGAACCATGTAATAAAGATGAACTAACTTTAGTACCCCAAGATTCTATAGAATTTTTGGGCGAAGTAGAAGAGGGATGGTGGAGAGGTAGACTTAAAGGCAGAGTTGGTGTTTTTCCATCAAATTTTGTTTCTCCTCCAGTTTATGAAGAATCTGATAAACACAAAGATCAAGAGAGCAGAAGGTTGTGTAAAGTACTTTTTCCTTATGAAGCTGCTAATATAGATGAATTGACATTAAACGAAGGAGATATAATAACTCTTCTATCTACAAATGCTTCTGATAAG GGATGGTGGATAGGAGAATTAAATGGCCAAGTAGGCTTATTTCCTGATAATTTTGTTGAAGTAATAAATGTTCCATCCGATCATCAAGATCATGAACAAAAACTTAAGGCATCTATGAAGTCCATTACAAAACATTCTcatcaaataaaaaagaatggaaAAGTGCACACTAGAAAAAGTTTGGATGTAAAAGATCTACATGCAG ATGTAACTAAGAAAACCATATCAACAGGGGCATCTTCTACGACATCAACTTCTCCAGGAATTGGAGGAAGTGGTggagaaaggaaaaatataagTGGACATTCAATTACCTCGAATTTAAAACGTCTTGTAGCTGATGTTGGAACTAATAATGGTAATGGAAATACAAATATAGCTCTGGGTGAAGAATTAGATGGCGTAGAACGAGGAGAAGGTGCACCGCTTTCGCATTTAACAGCTTCTCGAGCTAAAGCACCCCATCGACGTCCACCTTCTTCACAACGTTTAAGACGCCACGTTACTGGACCACCAATTACCACAACCACTACAACACCT GAAGATAACTTAGCAAACGGTAATGCAGACATTATATTAGAACAATTACGGGAAGAAGAACCTGAAGGATTGGCTGCAAAAGCAAGAAGAAAAGCACCTTGG GTAGAGGAATTAAAATTGAATCAATTGGAAAGGAGAAAGATTGTGTCGGTGGATCGTATTGATAAAtccgaagaaaaaaaagaacgccCCAGTTCACG AGTATTAACAACGACAAATGTTGCTgattgtattaataaattagAAGGGGAAAGTGAAGAAAGTAGACTGAAGGATAAAAGTCAAAACCAGAAATGTGACACATCTTCGCATATTGAACAAATTTCATCTACTCCTGGAACTCCTCCTGCTTATGTCCCATTTGCACTTTACAATCAACTACTAGAAAGG GTTGTTGCTTTAGAAGAAAAGCAAGCAATGTTACAACAAACAATGGGACAAATTTTGGAACAATTTGTACCTCCTGTCTCTTCAATCAACAGCCCTGATTAA
- the CCT7 gene encoding chaperonin containing TCP1 subunit 7 isoform X3, whose protein sequence is MQPQIILLKEGTDASQGKQQLISNINACQIVVDAVRTTLGPRGMDKLIVDQNGKATISNDGATILKLLEIVHPAAKTLVDIAKSQDAEVGDGTTSVVLLAGEFLKQMKPFIEEGVHPRIMIKALRLALQVAIEKINAVSVKIDKSDQTKLVELLEECAATSMSSKLIHQQKEFFSRMVVKAVMMLDEMLPLNMIGIKKVSGGALEDSELIKGVAFKKTFSYAGFEMQPKKYQDCKIALLNIELELKAERDNAEIRVDNVMEYQKIVDAEWQILYDKLDKIHKSGAQVVLSKLPIGDVATQYFADRDMFCAGRVPEEDLKRTMKACGGSILTTVHDIKESDLGRCEMFEERQIGGERFNFFYEGSRAKTCTFILRGGAEQFLEETERSLHDAIMVVRRLFKTNAYVAGGGAIEMQLSKTLRDYSRVIAGKEQLLIGAIARALEVIPRQLCDNAGFDATNILNKLRQKQHKGMHTYGVDINTEDIGDNMLAYVWEPAVVKINALTAATEAACLILSVDETIKNPKSSQDNGPHAPMGRGMGRPM, encoded by the exons Atg CAACCTCAAATAATTTTACTTAAAGAAGGCACAGATGCATCACAAGGAAAACAACAGCTAATATCAAATATAAATGCATGTCAAATAGTAGTCGACGCTGTCAGAACTACTTTAGGTCCTCGAGGGATGGATAAACTTATTGTTGATCAAAATGGGAAAGCAACTATTTCCAATGATGGTGCAACCATTTTAAAATTGCTGGAAATTGTTCATCCTGCGGCAAAGACCCTAGTTGATATTGCAAAGTCTCAAGATGCAGAG GTTGGTGACGGTACTACGAGTGTAGTTTTATTAGCAGGAGAATTCTTGAAACAAATGAAGCCATTTATTGAAGAAGGAGTACATCCACGTATAATGATTAAAGCTCTTCGTCTTGCACTTCAAGTAgcaattgaaaaaataaatgcAGTAAGTGTAAAGATAGATAAGTCTGACCAAACAAAACTAGTGGAACTTTTAGAAGAGTGTGCAGCCACATCTATGAGTTCAAAATTAATTCATCAGCAAAAAGAGTTTTTCAGTCGTATGGTTGTAAAAGCTGTCATGATGCTTGATGAGATGTTACCTCTCAATATGATCGGTATTAAAAAG gtttCTGGTGGAGCATTGGAAGATTCAGAATTGATTAAAGGTGTAGCTTTTAAGAAAACATTTTCTTATGCTGGATTTGAAATGCAACCTAAGAAATATCAAGATTGTAAAATCGCTCTATTAAATATAGAATTAGAACTTAAAGCAGAAAGAGACAATGCTGAAATACGTGTGGATAATGTTATGGAATATCAAAAAATAGTTGATGCTGAATGGCAAATTTTATATGACAAGCTTGACAAGATTCACAAGAGTGGAGCACAAGTAGTATTATCGAAATTACCAATCGGTGATGTCGCTACGCAATACTTCGCAGATCGAGACATGTTCTGCGCAGGTAGAGTTCCTGAAGAGGATTTAAAAAGGACAATGAAAGCATGTGGTGGAAGTATTCTAACAACTGTACATGACATCAAAGAATCAGATCTTGGTAGATGTGAAATGTTTGAGGAAAGACAAATTGGAGGGGAAAG atTTAATTTCTTCTATGAAGGATCACGTGCTAAAACATGTACATTTATACTTCGCGGAGGAGCAGAACAATTCTTAGAAGAAACAGAAAGATCTTTGCATGATGCTATCATGGTTGTTAGACGTTTGTTTAAAACAAATGCCTATGTAGCTGGTGGTGGAGCTATTGAGATGCAACTGTCGAAAACATTACGAGACTATTCTCGTGTAATAGCAGGAAAAGAACAACTTTTAATTGGAGCAATAGCTCGTGCACTGGAGGTTATTCCAAG aCAACTATGTGATAACGCTGGTTTTGATGCAACAAATATTTTGAACAAATTGCGACAGAAACAACATAAAGGCATGCATACTTATGGTGTTGATATCAATACCGAAGACATTGGTGATAATATGTTAGCTTATGTGTGGGAACCTGCTGTAGTAAAAATTAATGCCTTAACAGCTGCAACTGAAGCAGCATGTCTTATTTTATCTGTTGATGAAACTATAAAAAACCCCAAAAGTAGTCAGGATAATGGACCACATGCTCCAATGGGTCGTGGCATGGGAAGAccaatgtaa